CATGGGCGGCGCCCCCGATCAGGTCAAGTCGCTGACCAGATAGGCGAGTTCGGCCTGTCGTCCAGGTGTTCAAGTGGAGTGGTCGATATCAAGTCACCTTGATCAAGCCGGAGTTGGCCGGAACGCGGGGGGAGTCGGCGGCGCGTATCCGTCATGCCGTCGCCGCATCGGCCGGTCGCCCTCCGTGACGTTCCCAGGTCGACAGGGAAGGGGAGTCCCGGATACCGCTACCCGGTCACCGCCTACCGGACGGTAGGCGGTGACCGCATGGGTGTTTTCAGGCCCGTGCCCGCCGTTGCCTTTCCTTTGCTCAACCGTGGACGCAAGGACGTTCGCATGAAACTGTCCCTACGTAATCCGCAAGGAGGCCCCGCAAGGGGGTCGCGGTAAAACGGGGGCGATTATTGTGCGTGCGGCAACGGAATAATTCCGCGTCACCCCCCATTTCTTCCCGGCCGGTGCCCATCTGTCATCGAACAGGCTCGGCCACCCTTTTGCGGACTCGTGCTGCCGCTTTTCGTTCCGGCTCTTGCCATGAATTCCGCGCTTCATCCCGCATGGGGCGCAGTAACCAAGGAGAAAACAATGAAGAAGGTCATCGCAGCAGTAGGTGTGGCTCTCGGCGGCGTCGCCCTCGTCCTGACCAGCCAGGGGTCGGCGCAGGCCTCGGCCACCCCCGTGGCGCCCGTCGAGACCGCGACTGCCCAGGACTCGGGCAAGGGTCCTGAGGCGATCGGGGGCCTGGCCAAGCTCGCCGGCAAGGCCGGTAAGGCTGTCGGCAAGGCCGCCCAGAAGGGTTACGTCCACGCCAAGGCGGCTTGCCCGTCGGTTGCCAACGCGGCCCTGGAGGCGGCGGGCAACGTCGGCACCGTCCGCTCGGCCAACGTCCCCGACGCGGCCTCCGTCGAGACGGTTTTCGACAAGTGAGGGATCACCTTGTAGCCAGGAGGGTGGCGCTGCTCGTCGGCGCCGCCCTTCTGGGCCTTCATTTCCTTGCGGCCGCCTTCTCCCAGATGCCGCTCAATCCGGTGAAGCTGCGGAACTTCGAGACGATCAGCGGCTATCTCGATCCCTATTTCACTCAGAATTGGATGCTTTTCGCCCCGGATCCGCTGGCCGACAACCGTGGCATCCTGGCCCGGGCCAAGTGCGCGGACGGTTCCACCACCGAGTACTACGACGTGACGACGAAATACGTCGAGCAGGCCCAGAACAGTCGTTTCTTCCCGTCCCGCATGTCGCGACTGGTCACCGGCAACGTTCAGCTGATCAACGGCGGTGACCCGGTATTGACCAGGCTGCGCGAGGCCGAGAAGGAAAAGAAGAAGAAGGAACTTCCGCTCATGCCCTTCGAGAAGACCTCGCAGGAGGAAGCCATCCGGTTCCTGTCCAGGTATTCCCTGACGCAGATGCCCGGTGTCTGCGGCGGGAAGCCGGACCAGGTCCAGGTGCGGGTGTACGTCCAAGAGCTGCCGCCCTGGTCCAAGCGGAGGGACCCGAAGGCGGAGGACAAGGTCAGCGTCCAGGACCTGAAGTGGCTGAAGGCGGGGGCGCTGCTGTGAACGCTGCCGCGAGGAAGTTCGTCGATGCCGTGGACGGTGCGGCCGGCCGTCACATCAGCGTGCTCGGTGTCAGCGGTACCCGGCTCCTCCTGGGGTTCGTGGGCTTCATGTATTACGCGAGCCAGTACGGTGACCGCAGGTATCTGTTCGGCCCCGACGGGGTCTTCCCCTGGGGCGAGTTCACGAGCAAGGTCCAGGAGGCCGGAACGTTCAGCCTCTATACGGTCAGCAGCTCCGGTGTGTGGTTCGAGCTCGTCTTCCACGCGGGAATGCTGGCCGCCCTCGCGGTCACCCTCGGGCTGGGAGGCCGGCTGGGCCTGGCCGTCCACTGGGTCTTCCTGTGGTCGATCTACCAGCGCCAGCCCGTTCTCCTGGACGGCGGGGACAACCTGGCCTACCTGGTGATCCCCATGCTTCTGCTGACCCGCTGCTACGACCGGTTCGCCCTTTCCGGCGGTCTCGCCAAGAAGCTCGCCCCGCGCGTTCCGTCGGTGCTGCGGTCGTTGTCGGCGCCCCTGCACAACCTGGGCGTCGTCGCCATCGCCATGCAGATCTGCCTGGTGTACGTGGTCAGCGGACTGTACAAGGTGCAGGGGAAGATGTGGCAGGACGGAACCGCCCTGTTCTATGTCCTCCGGGTCTCCGAATTCAGCCTCCCCGGAGTGTCCAACCTGGTCTACGAGAACGACCTGTTGGTGTTCCTGGGGACGTACTCCACCACGATCTTCCTGGTGTACTTCCCGCTGGGCGTCCTCGTGCCCCAGCTGCGGCCTTGGGCCGCCATGGCATCGATCGGCTTCCACGTCTCCATCGGTGTGCTGATGGGGCTGACGGGCTTCGCCCTGACCATGGTGGCCTGCGACCTGATCTTCTTGAGCGGTGCGCTCGGTGTCGCCATGACCAAAACCGCGGCGTTGCTCCGTCGGCTCCAGTCGTCCGGCGGGCCGGGTCGATCGGGTCGATCGGGGCGACTGGGCCGGCCGGGCCGAGGACGGCCGGAAAAGCTTCCCGGCGGGGCAAATGCCGCCGTGAGCACGGAGAATGCTCCCGAGCCCGCCGACCGGCTCTCTACGGCATCGACCGCACCTACGGCGCCGACGGGCGAGGTCGCCGCCGCCGAGCCGTCACGGTAGAGGTGTGACGGCACACCGTTCCCGAAAGGACGTCCGACCTTGTTCCGCACGCCGATGTGTGTCCTCAGCAGCGCCGGCCCCCCACGTGCCGTCCACGGTCACGATCCGGACCGCTTCGTCCAGATCGGCTCCCTCACCAAAGTCCTCACCGGCACCGCGCTGATGCGCATGTCCCATGCCGGAGTGCTCGACGCGGGCGACCCGTTGGAGCGCTGGCTCGATGTCCCCCCGGGCACGGGCATCACCCTGCGGCACCTGGCGGACCACACCTCCGGTCTGCCCGCGCAACCCACCGGGCTGCCCCGCAAGGACCCCTATCTGTCCTTCGACGACGCCGCCCTCCACGCACATCTGCGACGCCTCGATCAGCTCACCACCACCCCCGTCGGGCAGGCGGAGGAATACTCCAACCTCGGATACGCGGTACTCGGCGCGGCGCTGTCGGCCGCCGCGCGGAAACCCTGTGCCGAGCTGATCCAGGAGTACGTCCTCGGCCCCCTCAACGTCCAGGACGTCACGGTCGATCCGCCCGCGGGGAGGCGTCTGCACGCCACCGGACTCCTCGGGCGGCAGCGGCGGCCGTGGACCGTGGACACGGCGATCATGCCTGCCGGGGGGATGTGGGCCACCCCCCGTGCCGCCGCCGAGGTGGTCAGAAAACTGGTCGTCGACCGCGAGCTCGGCCCGCCGGCGCCCTCCTGGCAGACCACCGGCCGGCTCGTCTGGCACAACGGCGCGACCGAGGGCGCCTCGGTCTTCACCGGTGTGCTGCCCGACGGCAGGTGGCTGCTGCTCCACCGGCTCGGCGGCTCCCCGGACCGGACGGACAAGCTGGGGGCCCAGATGCTCGCGCAGCTCCCACGGGACTGAACCAGTGTGGGTCCCTACGTACGTGAGCGGTACGAGCGCATGGCCAGCGGTATGAAGACCGCCGAGATGCCCGCCGCCCACAGCAGGGACCACAGCACCGGCTCGGCCACCTCGCCACCGAGCAGCAGACCGCGGAAGGCGTCGGACAGATGGGTCACCGGGTTCACGTTCACCCACGCCTGCAACCATCCCGGCATGGTGTCGACGCGGACGAACGCGCTGCTGGTGAAGGTGAGCGGGAAGATCAGCACGAACGCGAAGACCTGCACCTTCTCGACGTCGCCCGCCAGCATGCCGATCAGCACCGCGGTCCACGCCACCGCCGCGGCGAAGATCATCAACATCAGCGTGGCGCCCAGGAATCCGCCGAGGCCGCCGGTGATCCGGAACCCCAGCGCGGCGCCCAGCCCGATCATCAGCAGCATCGCCCAGAGCTGCTTGGCGAGGTCCGCCGCGATCCGGCCGAACAGGGGCGCCGAGCGGGCTATCGGAAGGCTGCGCAGCCGGTCGAAGACGCCCTTCGTGAGGTCCGTGTTCAGCGACATCGCGGTGTACATGCTCATGAAGAGCGTGTTCTGGACGATGATCCCCGAGAGGGCGTACTGGAGGTACGCCTTCGGCGTCCCGGCCATCTGCCCGCCGAAGACGTACGTGAAGAGGAAGACGAACATGATCGGCGTGACGCTGTAGTCGACGAGCTCCAGCGGATTGTGCTTGACGGACACCAGGCTGCGCCACGCCATCGTGCCGGTCTGCCGGAGCGCGGCCAGCGGCCGTACGTTGCCCTTCTTGCCCACGGGGGCGGTGACGGTCGCGGCGGTCATGACGGGGTCCTCACCTTTTCCTGCTCGTCGCCCACGTCCGGGGCACCCTTGTCCGGCTCGTCCGGCTGCTGCGGCTCGGCGCGGTGGCCGGTCAGGACGAGGAACACCTCGTCGAGGGAGGAGCGGCGCAAGGTCAGCTCGCCGACCGGGATCGCCGCCTGGTCCAGGCGGCGGACCACGGACGGCAGCAGCTCCAGGTCGTTGACCGGGGCGGTGATCTCCTCGCCCTCGATCCTGGCGCGCCCCGCCGCCTCCCTGACCAGTGCATGGGCCTTGGCCAGATCCGCCGAGTGCACCGGCCGCAGTTGCAGCACCTGCCCGCCGACCTGCGACTTCAGCTGGTCGGGCGTGCCTTCGGCGATCACCCGGCCCTTGTCGATCACGACGATCTCGTCGGCGAGCTGATCGGCCTCGTTCAGATACTGCGTGGTGAGCAGGGCCGTCACACCCTCCGCGACCAGACCGCGCAGCATGTCCCACAGCTCGCCCCTGCTGTGCGGGTCAAGTCCGGTGGTCGGCTCGTCGAGGAAGAGGATCTGCGGTCGGCCCACGAGGCTCGCCGCGAGGTCAAGGCGCCGCCGCATGCCGCCGGAGTACGTCTTGGCGGCGCGGCCCGCCGCGTCCTCCAGATGGAACCGCTCCAGCAGCTCTCCGGCCCGGGCCCGGGCCTCGGTCCGGCCCATGCCGAGCAGTCGGCCGATCATCAGCAGATTCTCGGTGCCGGTCAGCTTCTCATCGACCGCGGCGTACTGCCCGGTCAGCCCGATCATGGCTCTGACCAGTCCTGCTTCCCGGACGACGTCGTGGCCGCCGACGCGCGCCCACCCGCTGTCGGGCGTGAGCAGCGTCGCGAAGATGCGCACCGCGGTGGTCTTGCCCGCGCCGTTGGGACCCAGCAGGCCGAGCACGGTACCGGTACGAGCGGCGAGATCCACGCCGGCCAGGGCGTGGGTCTCCTTGAAGCTCTTCGCCAGGCCTTCCGCCTGGATCGCGAATTCCATCGGACGTCCCCTTGATGCCGCGGCCGCCGCGTGCGCCCACGTCTCCCCCTACTGTGACCCACACCACTGACATTCCGCGCGGCGAGCTTGGGCCTGAGCTTTAGGCCCAGCGGGCCTGGCGGGGGTCTTGGCCGTTGCTCCGGCTCAGGTTCTGTGTGTACGAGGCCTGTGCGTCGTCCTGGCGGCAGTCGCGGCATTTGGTCTCGTCCGCGACGGGCCGGAAGACGCGGTCGCAGGTGCCTGTACAGGTACGCAGGGGCTGCGGGGCGGGGGTAGGGGCTGTGAAGGGCGGGGGTTCGGGCATTTTGCGCGTGAGGCGGTTGTGGGCGAGGGCTGCGGGGGAGTGGATGCGGTCGGGTAGGCCGTCGGTGAGGGCTTCGCGGAGGTCTTTGGCTGTGGCGCCGCGCAGGAGCCATTCGCCTGCGAGGGCGGCGAGTTGTTGGATGTCGCGGCCGGTGAAGCGCAGCCGGTGTTCCTGGTGGGAGAGGGAGGCGAGGATGAGGCCTCCTCGCTCGATGAGCGGGGTGGGGACGTGGGAAGGCTGGGAGGGCTGGGAGGGCTGGGAGGGAGGGTTGTCTTTCTTTCCC
The window above is part of the Streptomyces syringium genome. Proteins encoded here:
- a CDS encoding DUF5819 family protein, yielding MALLVGAALLGLHFLAAAFSQMPLNPVKLRNFETISGYLDPYFTQNWMLFAPDPLADNRGILARAKCADGSTTEYYDVTTKYVEQAQNSRFFPSRMSRLVTGNVQLINGGDPVLTRLREAEKEKKKKELPLMPFEKTSQEEAIRFLSRYSLTQMPGVCGGKPDQVQVRVYVQELPPWSKRRDPKAEDKVSVQDLKWLKAGALL
- a CDS encoding ATP-binding cassette domain-containing protein; translation: MEFAIQAEGLAKSFKETHALAGVDLAARTGTVLGLLGPNGAGKTTAVRIFATLLTPDSGWARVGGHDVVREAGLVRAMIGLTGQYAAVDEKLTGTENLLMIGRLLGMGRTEARARAGELLERFHLEDAAGRAAKTYSGGMRRRLDLAASLVGRPQILFLDEPTTGLDPHSRGELWDMLRGLVAEGVTALLTTQYLNEADQLADEIVVIDKGRVIAEGTPDQLKSQVGGQVLQLRPVHSADLAKAHALVREAAGRARIEGEEITAPVNDLELLPSVVRRLDQAAIPVGELTLRRSSLDEVFLVLTGHRAEPQQPDEPDKGAPDVGDEQEKVRTPS
- a CDS encoding serine hydrolase domain-containing protein, which gives rise to MFRTPMCVLSSAGPPRAVHGHDPDRFVQIGSLTKVLTGTALMRMSHAGVLDAGDPLERWLDVPPGTGITLRHLADHTSGLPAQPTGLPRKDPYLSFDDAALHAHLRRLDQLTTTPVGQAEEYSNLGYAVLGAALSAAARKPCAELIQEYVLGPLNVQDVTVDPPAGRRLHATGLLGRQRRPWTVDTAIMPAGGMWATPRAAAEVVRKLVVDRELGPPAPSWQTTGRLVWHNGATEGASVFTGVLPDGRWLLLHRLGGSPDRTDKLGAQMLAQLPRD
- a CDS encoding ABC transporter permease, translating into MTAATVTAPVGKKGNVRPLAALRQTGTMAWRSLVSVKHNPLELVDYSVTPIMFVFLFTYVFGGQMAGTPKAYLQYALSGIIVQNTLFMSMYTAMSLNTDLTKGVFDRLRSLPIARSAPLFGRIAADLAKQLWAMLLMIGLGAALGFRITGGLGGFLGATLMLMIFAAAVAWTAVLIGMLAGDVEKVQVFAFVLIFPLTFTSSAFVRVDTMPGWLQAWVNVNPVTHLSDAFRGLLLGGEVAEPVLWSLLWAAGISAVFIPLAMRSYRSRT
- a CDS encoding HTTM domain-containing protein, whose protein sequence is MNAAARKFVDAVDGAAGRHISVLGVSGTRLLLGFVGFMYYASQYGDRRYLFGPDGVFPWGEFTSKVQEAGTFSLYTVSSSGVWFELVFHAGMLAALAVTLGLGGRLGLAVHWVFLWSIYQRQPVLLDGGDNLAYLVIPMLLLTRCYDRFALSGGLAKKLAPRVPSVLRSLSAPLHNLGVVAIAMQICLVYVVSGLYKVQGKMWQDGTALFYVLRVSEFSLPGVSNLVYENDLLVFLGTYSTTIFLVYFPLGVLVPQLRPWAAMASIGFHVSIGVLMGLTGFALTMVACDLIFLSGALGVAMTKTAALLRRLQSSGGPGRSGRSGRLGRPGRGRPEKLPGGANAAVSTENAPEPADRLSTASTAPTAPTGEVAAAEPSR